A part of Pseudoliparis swirei isolate HS2019 ecotype Mariana Trench chromosome 8, NWPU_hadal_v1, whole genome shotgun sequence genomic DNA contains:
- the LOC130198228 gene encoding zinc finger protein 32-like, producing MLRLLVKQRLQAASEHTLGLIDRFTADYEEEVSRLRENERHKLLEAVFNPRVQLHRSDVQQLVWIKPDVPPEDQNQEELEPLLIKEEPEPLLIKEELQDLWTRLEGDQLIVLEEADITKFLSTAVTVKSEDDEPQTSRLHQSQTEDNKEAEPPACSSATTIKTETDGEDCGGSGPDRNLNPHRHSHPNADDEEASDSSETEVSCGDWQEALSDSGPDSEDGDNVWKEPRAPESAAHALKYKEALVSHVGCNTGNKSNESRSKELMREKARCDDYGKRFTHQGHLKRHVRIHTGEKPFSCDVCGKRFTQQGHLKTHMRVHTGENPFSCDVCGKRFTHQGHLKEHIRVHTGEKPFSCDDCGKRFTKQGDLKRHMRVHTGEKPFSCDVCGKRFSRQGDLKLHMRVHTGEKPFSCDVCVKTFVSQQGLKKHMRVHTG from the exons atgctgagactgttggtgaagcagagaCTCCAGGCGGCTTCTGAACACACTCTGGGGCTGATTGACAGATTCACAGCAGATTATGAGGAGGAAGTTTCTCGTTTGAGGGAAAATGAGCGACACAAACTCCTGGAGGCCGTGTTCAACCCTCGAGTTCAGCTGCACAGATCAG atgtccagcagctggtttGGATTAAACCAGAtgtcccccctgaggaccagaaccaagaggagctggagcccctcctcataaaagaggagccggagcccctcctcataaaagaggagctgcaggatctctggacccgtctagagggagatcagctcattgtgctggaggaggccgataTCACCAAGTTCTTATCCACTGCTGttactgtgaagagtgaagatgacgaacctcagacctcacggcttcatcaaagccagacggaggacaacaaagaggcggagcctcccgcCTGCAGCTCAGCTACGACAATAAAGACGgaaactgatggagaggactgtgggggatcaggaccagacaggaacctaaatccacatcgtcattcacatccaaatgctgatgatgaagaggcttcagactcttctgagactgaggtcagttgtggtgattggcaagaagctttgtcagattctggacctgaCAGTGAAGACGGGGACAATGTCTGGAAGGAGCCCAGGGCACCTGAGTCTGCTGCACATGCCCTAAAATATAAGGAAGCTCTTGTAAGTCATGTGGGATGTAACAccggcaacaaatccaatgaatcACGATCAAAAGAGCTCATGAGAGAGAAAGCAAGGTGTGATGATtatgggaaaagatttacacaccagggacatctgaagagacacgttagaatccacacaggagagaaaccattcagttgtgatgtttgtggaaaaagatttacacaacagggacatctgaagacacacatgagagtccacacaggagagaacccattcagttgtgatgtttgtggaaaaAGATTTACACACCAGGGACATCTGAAGgaacacatcagagtccacacaggagagaaaccattcagttgtgatgattgtgggaaaagatttacaaaacagggagatctgaagcgacacatgagagtccacacaggagagaaaccattcagttgtgatgtttgtggaaaaAGATTTTCACGACAGGGAGATCTGAAGctacacatgagagtccacacaggagagaaaccattcagttgtgatgtttgtgtaaAAACGTTTGTATCACAGCAAggtctgaagaaacacatgagagtccacacaggatag